A part of Augochlora pura isolate Apur16 chromosome 1, APUR_v2.2.1, whole genome shotgun sequence genomic DNA contains:
- the LOC144468495 gene encoding uncharacterized protein LOC144468495 — protein MRIISLIIPVCFLLLIEAKRVEIRPRIAEPQVYYEEDDSQAAEDDYNPAVYQPRTRALPSPRSKDALHPSKPPPVQTIRNYNKVNDDGSFTFGYEAADGSFKEETRGTDCVVRGKYGYIDPDGNKREFTYVSGNPCDPNAPKDDEDDLSDKQEEEDINAPANYPSVRPVPRPIRPTYQQSTTRAPPTTIFQTEYQLDDDASQELGEGDYVKPSQLRGGGYRAPQQQSYVQATPSTALYEPSPTPSPGLYRLASPTTQYQTTASPVHRGQPAVSSTAYQTLETTTRRPVTRHPKPQSVAITPRPHVAQVAAQYVSPSSTERAALAYTRPSAVTVSPNLRTTTLASASHLDFAAELERYVNTVGVPAGPKHAQPSPQSSKAKSPVAAADPIYQSELVYDPSTGQYNTQLYQTLPQTVGDFSLSHKLQPFVAQPQSYLGLQQLQQLQPQQPQRQSPLYKQPVAQQAQSVPTAAAAAAVNQPQEVLYRKQQAQLFQQSQQLYAQQQRRQQQQQQQQQQQPVQSHRLQLLESQTQPQSFYYVAPARSSNAAASTPLTASQIDHYLRATAAGY, from the exons ATGAGGATTATATCGTTG ATAATCCCAGTATGCTTTCTGCTGCTGATAGAAGCAAAGCGAGTGGAGATCCGGCCTCGCATAGCAGAACCGCAGGTTTATTACGAAGAAGACGACAGTCAAGCGGCAGAGGACGACTATAATCCAGCGGTATACCAGCCTCGCACTCGTGCGCTTCCTTCGCCGCGATCGAAGGACGCTCTGCACCCATCGAAGCCACCACCGGTCCAAACAATTCGCAATTACAACAAGGTGAACGACGACGGGTCCTTCACGTTCGGCTATGAAGCGGCAGACGGCTCGTTTAAAGAGGAAACTCGAGGAACCGACTGCGTAGTGCGCGGCAAATACGGCTACATCGATCCCGATGGTAACAAGAGAGAATTCACATACGTTTCCGGCAATCCTTGCGACCCGAACGCGCCAAAGGACGACGAGGATGATCTGTCGGACAAGCAGGAGGAAGAGGACATCAACGCGCCAGCGAACTATCCATCGGTGAGACCTGTACCAAGACCTATTAGACCCACCTACCAGCAATCAACCACTCGGGCACCACCTACCACGATCTTCCAAACGGAATACCAGTTAGACGACGACGCCAGTCAAGAGTTAGGCGAAGGTGACTACGTGAAGCCATCGCAACTAAGAGGAGGTGGCTATCGAGCACCCCAGCAACAGAGCTATGTTCAAGCAACGCCATCGACGGCTCTGTACGAACCGTCGCCCACGCCTAGCCCAGGACTCTACAGACTAGCATCACCGACGACGCAGTATCAGACCACCGCGTCGCCTGTTCATCGTGGCCAGCCCGCGGTGTCCTCGACCGCTTATCAGACCCTGGAAACGACGACCCGCCGCCCGGTCACGCGTCACCCGAAGCCGCAATCGGTCGCAATCACTCCCCGACCCCATGTTGCACAGGTAGCCGCCCAGTACGTTTCCCCGAGTAGCACAGAGCGTGCGGCGTTAGCGTACACCCGCCCCTCGGCAGTCACTGTATCGCCCAATCTACGCACCACAACACTAGCTAGCGCATCTCACCTTGACTTTGCCGCCGAGCTCGAGCGTTACGTGAACACCGTCGGCGTACCCGCCGGTCCTAAGCACGCCCAACCGTCACCCCAGTCATCGAAAGCTAAATCGCCGGTTGCCGCCGCAGATCCCATCTACCAGTCGGAGCTGGTGTACGATCCCTCAACCGGTCAGTACAATACCCAACTATATCAGACGCTACCCCAAACCGTGGGTGACTTCAGCTTAAGTCACAAACTCCAACCGTTCGTAGCCCAGCCCCAGTCCTATCTCGGACTCCAGCAGTTGCAGCAGCTACAGCCCCAGCAGCCCCAGCGTCAGTCTCCGCTTTATAAGCAACCGGTTGCCCAGCAGGCCCAATCCGTTCccactgctgctgctgctgctgctgtgaACCAGCCGCAGGAAGTCCTATACAGGAAGCAGCAGGCGCAACTCTTTCAGCAATCCCAGCAGCTGTATGCGCAACAACAACGTCgccagcagcagcaacaacagcaacaacaacagcagccgGTACAGTCGCACAGGCTCCAGTTGCTCGAATCCCAGACGCAACCCCAGTCCTTCTACTATGTTGCACCCGCGAGGTCCTCCAACGCTGCTGCCAGCACACCCCTAACCGCAAGTCAAATCGATCACTACCTCCGGGCTACCGCCGCCGGTTACTGA